In a single window of the Luteimonas viscosa genome:
- the lpxC gene encoding UDP-3-O-acyl-N-acetylglucosamine deacetylase, whose product MPQQRTIKNVIRATGVGLHSGEKVFLTLRPAAPDAGIVFRRVDLDPVVEIPASGELVSETTLCTGLTRDGAKVQTVEHLMSALAGLGIDNLYVELSAAEVPIMDGSSGPFVFLLQSAGIVEQDAPKRFIRIKRPVEVREGDKIARFEPYDGFRLGFTVQFDHPAIPQSRSRAEIEFSTESYIREVSRARTFGFMRDLEYMRERNLGLGGSMDNAIVLDEFRVLNDDGLRYADEFVRHKILDAVGDLYLAGHPILGAFEGYKSGHALNNTLVRALLADLSTWEEVSYPDTATAPVAYGAPLPA is encoded by the coding sequence ATGCCGCAGCAACGCACCATCAAGAACGTGATCCGCGCCACCGGCGTCGGCCTGCACAGTGGCGAGAAGGTGTTCCTCACCCTGCGCCCGGCCGCGCCCGACGCGGGCATCGTGTTCCGGCGCGTCGACCTGGACCCGGTGGTCGAGATCCCCGCCTCCGGCGAGCTGGTCAGCGAGACCACTTTGTGCACCGGGCTGACCCGCGACGGCGCCAAGGTGCAGACGGTCGAACACCTGATGTCGGCCCTGGCCGGCCTCGGGATCGACAACCTCTACGTGGAGCTGTCCGCGGCCGAGGTGCCGATCATGGACGGCTCCTCGGGCCCGTTCGTGTTCCTGCTGCAATCGGCGGGCATCGTCGAACAGGACGCGCCCAAGCGCTTCATCCGCATCAAGCGCCCGGTCGAGGTGCGCGAGGGCGACAAGATCGCCCGTTTCGAGCCCTACGACGGCTTCCGCCTCGGCTTCACCGTGCAGTTCGACCACCCGGCGATCCCGCAGTCGCGCTCGCGCGCCGAGATCGAGTTTTCCACCGAGAGCTACATCCGCGAAGTCAGCCGCGCGCGCACCTTCGGTTTCATGCGCGACCTCGAATACATGCGCGAACGCAACCTCGGCCTCGGCGGCTCAATGGACAATGCGATCGTGCTCGACGAGTTCCGCGTGCTCAACGACGACGGCCTGCGCTACGCCGACGAGTTCGTGCGGCACAAGATCCTCGACGCGGTCGGCGACCTCTATCTCGCCGGCCACCCCATCCTCGGCGCGTTCGAGGGCTACAAGTCCGGCCACGCGCTGAACAACACGCTGGTGCGCGCGCTGCTCGCCGACCTTTCGACCTGGGAAGAGGTCTCCTATCCCGACACCGCCACCGCGCCGGTGGCCTATGGCGCGCCGCTACCCGCCTGA